The Lycium ferocissimum isolate CSIRO_LF1 chromosome 10, AGI_CSIRO_Lferr_CH_V1, whole genome shotgun sequence genome window below encodes:
- the LOC132034853 gene encoding uncharacterized mitochondrial protein AtMg00810-like, with protein sequence MKDLGPLNYFLGIAVTRHKGGMFLSQRSYATEIIDRAGMSSCKPSSTPVDTKPKVSAASGDLCEDPTHFRSLAGNPVQHQRTKHIEMDIHFVREKVARGHYRWYDSDWARCPLTQKFLSGWFISLKNSPISWETKKQHIVSRFLAEAEYQSMAMTVCVLKWLKGILHSLGVEHKSLVNMYRDSQAVLYIV encoded by the exons ATGAAGGACCTCGGCCCTTTGAATTATTTTCTTGGCATTGCGGTGACCCGTCACAAGGGTGGTATGTTTCTTTCACAACGAAGTTATGCTACGGAGATTATTGACCGTGCAGGAATGTCTTCGTGTAAGCCTTCTTCCACTCCGGTTGACACTAAGCCGAAGGTCAGTGCCGCTTCTGGCGATCTGTGTGAAGATCCCACTCATTTCCGGAGTCTTGCAG GGAATCCAGTCCAACATCAGCGCACCAAGCACATTGAGATGGATATCCATTTTGTTCGTGAGAAGGTGGCACGCGGTCAC TACAGATGGTATGATTCGGACTGGGCCAGATGTCCGTTGACTCAAAAATTCCTTAGCGGGTGGTTTATCTCCCTTAAGAATTCACCTATATCATGGGAAACCAAGAAGCAACACATTGTCTCTCGCTTTTTAGCAGAGGCGGAATACCAGTCAATGGCAATGACAGTCTGTGTATtaaaatggttaaagggaattttGCATAGTCTGGGTGTTGAGCATAAGTCTCTGGTGAATATGTACCGTGATAGTCAAGCAGTGTTGTATATTGTGTGA